In the Styela clava chromosome 8, kaStyClav1.hap1.2, whole genome shotgun sequence genome, one interval contains:
- the LOC120332504 gene encoding tRNA endonuclease ANKZF1-like produces MTKISLSDDKILSSLLEGLKLGELIQTEMVSEQEVDSSEKLSEGDDVTHCMTCDYMFASRENQIDHYRSDWHRYNLKLKLLGAPFVTEGRFEEIIDDISSISGSESESDDPDDSIYNNKTKVEKAFYRMPVMKNESVKNNDNFESPVKRGPKEYFRNSKNQLLSVYRCILPKMSEETPPTITLCDIKTHLMHHIKFCIILLSAGHFAAAVYEGDEVKVHKTFHRYVLRAKQGIVQSVKDKQNANASKSAGATLRRYNIDALTADIQALLNSWKEQLSNCTHIFLRAPHYNKGIFYNGKTAPFDRKDARISGIPFPTRRPTFNEIKRVHKELYSIQLHVENSLGNNEDKTKQDTNKDEKANKGKAKESEIELTSNIDVNNSKTSDKPFSTKKKQKTVKKEMKVQDQSIITAFVEEPALPDVIDELFTVVKVGDLDGLKAILNSSDVMQNVNDMNQMILHLNQPIGKQGETLLHIAAKAGHSEIIWYLLQSGAEPATKNKSSAVPYTVSSDKATRNIFRKFMAENPKKYDYKNARIPAPLTEEMEKERKKKLNEKKKAQRSAKKEKLKEQNEIKLKEEQEQQDRERFAALSDREKRAIAAERRLAKNIANNGAGTSITVKRCWLCGESLLGKIPFQYLDYQFCGMNCLKRHKTMAK; encoded by the coding sequence ATGACGAAAATTTCACTGTCTGATGACAAAATTCTGTCATCATTACTTGAAGGGTTGAAGCTTGGTGAATTAATCCAAACAGAAATGGTATCAGAACAAGAAGTCGATTCATCTGAGAAATTGTCTGAAGGGGATGATGTGACACACTGCATGACATGCGATTACATGTTTGCATCTAGAGAAAACCAGATTGACCATTATAGGTCCGACTGGCACAGATATAATTTAAAACTCAAGCTTCTCGGTGCTCCATTTGTAACAGAGGGCAGATTTGAAGAAATCATTGATGATATTTCAAGTATTTCTGGATCAGAAAGTGAATCAGACGACCCTGATGATTCAATTTACAACAACAAAACCAAAGTAGAGAAAGCTTTTTATAGAATGCCTGTTATGAAAAATGAATCagtaaaaaataatgacaaCTTTGAATCACCAGTAAAAAGAGGACCAAAAGAATATTTTAGGAATTCAAAAAACCAACTGTTATCAGTATACAGATGTATTTTACCTAAAATGAGTGAAGAAACCCCACCAACTATAACATTATGTGATATAAAAACACATTTAATGCATCATATCAAGTTTTGCATTATCTTGCTAAGCGCAGGACATTTTGCTGCTGCGGTTTATGAAGGCGATGAAGTTAAGGTTCATAAAACATTTCATCGATATGTTTTACGAGCTAAGCAGGGAATTGTTCAAAGCGTCAAAGATAAGCAGAATGCTAATGCCTCAAAATCTGCAGGTGCCACATTAAGACGATATAATATAGATGCACTGACAGCAGATATTCAAGCCCTTTTAAATTCATGGAAAGAGCAACTCTCCAATTGCACTCATATTTTTCTTAGAGCACCACATTACAATAAGGGAATCTTTTATAATGGTAAAACTGCACCATTTGATCGAAAAGATGCACGGATTAGTGGTATACCATTTCCCACACGTCGACCTACTTTCAATGAGATAAAACGGGTTCACAAAGAACTGTACTCTATTCAGTTACATGTAGAAAACAGTCTGGGAAATAATGAAGATAAAACCAAGCAAGACACCAATAAAGATGAAAAAGCCAACAAAGGGAAAGCGAAGGAATCGGAAATAGAACTCACTAGCAACATAGATGTAAATAATTCCAAAACCTCTGATAAACCTTTTTCcacaaaaaagaaacaaaagacTGTTAAAAAGGAGATGAAAGTTCAAGACCAATCTATTATAACTGCATTTGTGGAAGAACCAGCACTTCCTGATGTTATCGACGAGCTTTTTACAGTGGTTAAAGTTGGAGATCTTGATGGTTTGAAAGCAATTCTGAATTCCTCGGATGTTATGCAGAATGTAAATGACATGAATCAAATGATTTTACATCTAAATCAACCTATCGGAAAACAAGGTGAAACACTGTTACACATCGCTGCAAAAGCTGGACATTCCGAGATTATATGGTATCTTTTGCAATCTGGAGCTGAGCCAGCAACCAAAAATAAATCGTCTGCTGTTCCATATACCGTTAGCTCTGATAAGGCAACGCGTAACATATTTCGAAAATTTATGGCAGAGAATCctaaaaaatatgattataaAAATGCTCGCATTCCCGCTCCATTAACAGAAGAAATGGAAAAGGAACGAAAAAAGAAACTAAATGAGAAAAAGAAAGCTCAAAGGTCTGCAAAAAAGGAGAAACTAAAAGAGCAGAATGAAATAAAGCTGAAGGAAGAACAGGAACAACAAGATAGAGAAAGATTTGCTGCGTTGTCGGATAGAGAAAAGAGGGCAATTGCAGCTGAACGAAGGCTTGCCAAAAATATAGCAAATAATGGTGCTGGAACCAGCATTACAGTAAAGCGATGCTGGCTATGTGGTGAATCACTTCTTGGAAAAATTCCTTTTCAGTATCTCGATTATCAATTTTGCGGTATGAACTGTTTGAAGAGACATAAAACTATGGCCAAATGA
- the LOC120332512 gene encoding uncharacterized protein LOC120332512, with the protein MMGGRTTIFQLCRRLALCNDTVSLHQVTPITTRCDSLIVSSDCSNTKFIRHKSTATYSEEVLENEERKKFSSKAEEEEYFNLAESMRRRIQPNRKRQFYRSEYSRDKSDSRFNTSEGYDYEDDDRFSSRTRRDNSFSNDYSGSETRSMEDLWTELNQKKIDFGDVSELTKNVYTEHPDVTNRPKEEVLRFLGEHQITITGKNKKNPILSFNETCFSDEVSLALEKMEFTQPTPIQSIGWPHALSGNDIVGIAQTGSGKTLSFILPAIQHITEQRKTLNNNAGPIALVLCPTRELALQCQDVVKKFHRVCRINSVAVYGGQSKIIQEDQLHRPKLDLIIATPGRLLDFLTLGVVSLRHCSFAVLDEADRMLDMGFEPQIRSLMGQIRPDRQVLMWSATWPEEIQDLASDFLKDYMHVKIGSQQHTVNADITHEFQYCMSHEKVALLLDHLQANPDDENKRHCAKTLVFCATKSQCSRLQGILRREGFYVDSLHGDKSQSQRDFVMRNYRSGRISVLIASDVAARGLDVSDIQFVVNYDLPNNIDSYIHRVGRTARAGKKGKAISFITVEDLDMARPLINVLEDVDHPVPDILHHLTEKRKKMRTYKRTDNRMNRRNSYPRY; encoded by the exons ATGATGGGTGGTCGCACAACTATATTTCAACTTTGCAGAAGATTAGCTTTGTGTAATGACACTGTATCATTGCATCAAGTTACTCCAATCACCACTCGATGTGATTCATTGATTGTTAGTAGTGATTGCTCAAATACAAAGTTCATCAGACATAAAAGCACAGCAACATATTCAGAAGAAGTGTTGGAAAATGAAGAGAGAAAAAA attttcTAGCAAAGCAGAAGAAGAGGAATACTTCAATTTGGCAGAATCAATGCGAAGAAGGATTCAACCCAACAGGAAACGGCAATTCTACCGGAGTGAATATTCTAGAGATAAATCTGATTCTAGATTCAATACTTCAGAAGGATATGATTATGAAGATGACGATAGATTTTCAAGTCGAACACGTCGCGACAATTCTTTTTCTAATGATTATTCAGGAAGTGAAACACGCAGCATGGAAGATTTGTGGACTGAACTAAATCAGAAAAAGATTGATTTTGGCGATGTTTCAGAGTTAACAAAAAATGTTTACACAGAACATCCTGATGTTACAAATCGGCCTAAG GAAGAGGTTTTAAGATTTCTCGGAGAACATCAGATAACAATcactggaaaaaataaaaagaaccCAATATTGAGTTTCAATGAAACTTGTTTTTCAG ATGAAGTTTCTTTAGCTTTGGAGAAAATGGAATTTACTCAACCTACTCCAATTCAGTCAATAGGATGGCCTCACGCATTATCTGGTAATGATATTGTAGGAATTGCCCAGACTGGATCCGGAAAAACGCTATCT TTCATCTTACCTGCGATACAACATATTACGGAACaaagaaaaacattgaataaTAATGCTGGTCCGATT GCTTTGGTTCTCTGCCCAACTCGTGAACTTGCATTACAATGTCAAGATGTTGTTAAAAAATTCCATAGAGTCTGTAGAATCAATAGTGTTGCTGTATATGGAGGACAATCGAAAATTATACAAGAGGATCAACTTCATAGACCAA AACTTGATCTAATTATTGCAACTCCTGGAAGATTATTGGACTTTCTGACATTGGGAGTTGTATCTTTACGGCATTGCAGTTTTGCTGTATTGGATGAAGCAGATAGAATGTTGGATATGGGTTTTGAACCTCAGATTCGAAGTTTGATGGGACAGATTCGG CCGGATCGTCAAGTTCTTATGTGGAGTGCTACATGGCCAGAGGAAATCCAGGATTTGGCGTCAGATTTTCTGAAAGATTATATGCATGTGAAAATTGGATCACAACAACACACAGTGAACGCCGATATAACACATGAATTTCAGTACTGTATGTCACATGAAAAAGTTGCCTT GTTACTTGATCATCTTCAAGCAAATCCTGATGATGAAAACAAACGTCATTGTGCTAAAACACTTGttttttgcgcaacaaaaagcCAATGTTCACGTCTACAAGGAATACTGCGCAGAGAGGGTTTTTACGTTGATTCACTTCATGGGGACAAATCACAGTCGCAACGGGATTTTGTAATGAGAA ATTATAGATCTGGAAGAATATCTGTTTTGATTGCGAGCGACGTTGCAGCAAGAGGTTTAG aTGTTTCTGATATACAATTCGTTGTAAATTATGATCTCCCAAACAACATCGACAGTTACATTCACAGAGTTGGAAGAACAGCTCGTGCTGGCAAGAAAGGAAAAGCAATCAGTTTTATAACAGTG gAAGATTTAGATATGGCAAGACCTTTGATAAATGTTCTCGAAGATGTTGATCACCCTGTTCCAGATATTCTACATCACCTGACtgagaaaagaaagaaaatgcgAACATATA AAAGAACAGACAACAGAATGAACAGGAGAAATTCATATCCACGATATTGA
- the LOC120332520 gene encoding PRELI domain containing protein 3A-like, whose product MVWISFDEHVFRHSWDKVVEAALRKYPNPETPNVSSTDILEREVDEDGKLISRRIISSYWSNVGTDIVRGLTGIDLSKTVHALEISVLDPKEKKYELTSKNYNFLNYITVDERLTYVPHETEPDTTLLKQEWCISVQNLGFQSYLESMMGTTMKSTASKGREGIEYVISQIKEEMEKFATPVVEEMQQLAVTTMKEFNSVQSKLEEAQKMLQEKNLQDELADFITKASSQPDRKSDFSSS is encoded by the coding sequence ATGGTCTGGATATCTTTTGATGAACACGTGTTTCGTCATTCATGGGACAAAGTAGTTGAGGCGGCTTTGCGAAAGTACCCAAATCCTGAGACGCCGAACGTTTCAAGTACGGATATTCTTGAAAGAGAAGTTGATGAAGACGGAAAGTTGATAAGTCGCCGAATTATATCCTCATATTGGAGTAATGTCGGAACTGATATCGTGAGGGGACTAACAGGCATTGACTTATCAAAAACTGTTCATGCTCTAGAAATTTCTGTGTTAGACcccaaagaaaaaaaatacgaaCTTACATCAAAAAATTACAACTTCTTAAATTATATAACAGTAGATGAGAGATTGACATATGTACCACACGAAACAGAACCTGACACTACACTATTAAAACAAGAATGGTGTATTTCAGTGCAAAATCTTGGATTCCAAAGTTATCTAGAATCAATGATGGGCACCACTATGAAAAGCACTGCCTCAAAGGGTCGTGAGGGAATAGAATATGTTATTTCTCAAATAAAagaagaaatggaaaaatttgcAACACCTGTGGTTGAAGAAATGCAACAACTAGCGGTTACAACAATGAAAGAATTCAACAGTGTTCAATCAAAGCTGGAAGAAGCGCAAAAAATGttacaagaaaaaaatttacaagATGAACTTGCAGACTTTATCACAAAAGCATCTTCTCAGCCAGATAGGAAATCTGATTTTTCATCAAGTTGA